Below is a window of Populus alba chromosome 2, ASM523922v2, whole genome shotgun sequence DNA.
TTGTGCAATAGGCAGCCAAAGTTTTGACAAAAAGAGCAAAAGAACTGTTATGCAGGCATCAAAGCGTGGAAGCTTCAGCTTCACAACTGTCTGATTCCTTTGAGCTGTAAGACTCATGTCTTTCCCCTCCAGTCTCGTCTTTACATGCCAGTCAAAACCGTGGTTACTGATCTCCAATATAcaataatatgataatataacATCTAAAGacaaataagtttaaaataCTACTAGTGAGGAAGAACTTACAGCCGCTGATGGTGAAGGCCAACAGTGTATAGCAGCACCAGCATGGACAGCGTCAAGGGAACCAGAAACGAAAGGAAGTCTAGCTATATCAGCTCTAACCAATATTAAGTTCCTAAAGAGATCAAAAACAATCATTGTCCCTCATCAATATtagtttcaaaaataaatcaaaccaatTACAAATAGAGTATCAACTCAAGCAAGCTTTAAGCCAAAACTAGTTGAGCAGAGGAAGTCTCAAATTGTTTTATCAACAGAAACTCCAAATATATTCCATCAGAAATTGCAGCTGATATATCAATTATCAATTTCACTGATCTGTTGAGATGAATTCAGATCATCCAACaaaatgataaacaaaattAGTAGAAAGTTTTGGTTCATACTCTTTTGGAAAGTTTTCCTCCTGCTGGACGAATTCATAGCACTGTTTCAGCATGTTTTCTGAGTAGTCCAGAGCCGTAACAAGAGAAAACAACCCACTCTTGGCAAACAATCTTGAAAATAAGCCACTACCGCAACTAGCATCTAGAATATTGCCACCTAAAACTGGCTTGAGGTAATCCTTCATCATTTCAAACTGCAGTCCAGATCACTGTGAGTTTACAGGGTTGCCTCACAAATAAGATCTCCAACTCAATAAACAAATTTCCTGGGAAAGCTTTCAGAAAGAGATGTCTTGTTACCTCCTTCTCCGGGCCTGGAAAACCACCCCATACAAAGTTTTGACGCCAACCTCTCTCGTAAAGGAATGATATGAATGGTGTTCTGATtcagaaaaacaataaaaggacaaccaaaattttaatatttggcaCTCATACTCATTGTGCGTGGTAGCATGAAATGCATCAGTGTGATGACTATATATTCCTCCTGTAATTTTTATCCATACAATACCATTCAAGTCAAACTAAACCACAACGTTATACAAAATTTGATGCTGTATCTAGGCAAAAGATGCCAAAAGAACTAATGTTTCCCAAAGAAGAAGTTCCAGCGTAGGTTGTCTGGATCTGCAAATGAATCAACATAATCGCTTATCTAGCCAAGATAACCAAGTTCAGACTGGTTGTGGTAATCAACAAACGCCAATCCCTTCAAAATGAAATTTACAATCACTGAATTGCAGCCCCGCATCTCGAGAATGCAATAGAGTCCAGCGTAAAAGGCTCAAAGTTTAGTTAAAAGTAACTTGACCCTTTCTTCTGCTTGACAGGATAGTTGGTTTTAAAAAGACTAGATAGCCATCATTAGTGAAGCATGATGGGTCGGAATTAATCCAATTGCCATCATTAGTCACTGTAGCTGATAATCGATCATTGCTCCAAGATGGACAAATCTTCTTACATGTACTTTGCAAAAGTCCTAGTGTGAACATGTATAAACATTATCCATGCCCCAAATTTACTATAAGCACCGTGTCCACAAACTCTATTTTAATCATAAAGATTGCAATAACTATTTCATCGTCACCTGAAAAATTCTGTGGCCATAGGCATAGCATCATCATATGCCTTGGACCCACTTGCTACCGTCAATTCAAGATGTGTTTCCTTGCCTGAGTAAGTCTTCTTACAGGTGCTGCACTGCAAACTAGATCCGCGTGCAGAATCTCTGTGCCATGTCCAACCATTACAAACATAAATCTAAAGAGCCTCACTGATTCCATGCCAAAGGTAATAACAATTTCCgcatacatttttaaaaataacttacacAGATAAGACGTTAGCGCCGATCAAAGTTACGGGCTCGTAACACACGGGACAGGCTAGGATGTTCTTGCTGCTACTGACATCCTTTTCAACCACCACAGGATCCTAAATCCAATAAGAAAGACAGATGTTTCAATTTAAGAGCAATCAATGACTAATCATTCAAGGTTAATAAATAACCTATAATCTCAATTCTCAAATATTCATCaatgaacacaaaaaaaaggtataaGGCCTGTAACATTTTATTTCACTTCAATTCCCTCTGATTTCTCTCATCaaccaaacaaagaaatcaaGTGGGTACTTGTAATCACAATAAAAACTGACTTAAAAGCGCAATTATGCTCTGGAAGAATAAAAATACGGACTTAatgatttgagaaaaaaaaatgataaatttgaaagagaagaaggaaaagcTGACCGTTGGCCTGGTCTCAACAAAGGCGGTTGAAGAGGCACGAATTTTTGCCGCGAAACTAGTGCGTTTAAAGCTAGGGGTACAGTGCGGTGTGAAAAGAGCTCGGCTCGATTTGGTGAGTTGACTCGGGAGAAACGCAGACGAGAGGTTGCTAAGCATTGAGGAGGCCATGGCTTCTTTCAGCGTCTGTCTCTGAGCACAGAGAGTGGGAGTTAATGAATTATATGAGATTGACGGGAAAAAAAGAGGGGATAATTATATGGGACACacaagttttaaaaacaaaacagagaaggACCACCTTAAATTATGCTGCCACACCGGCAACATGATACCATTGACCCCCCTCGTGTACGACACTTAACTACTAAGCAAATGTTATTAAAATATCTGCTTCTAGAAGAACGAGTTCTTTTGGTGGTGAGAAAAATGACTGTTTTTGGGTGTTAGCTAATGCAACGAGGTGTCCtgagttatttattatttgtctggctggaatgataaaaaaaaaaattgaaattagctAGTGCAACATGCTGattcttaattgaaattaaaaaaaaataaaatgtcttcaaaaaaaatattaaaattgatgaacTTAATGACCAAATAACCGGACACTtttgtgaattataatttaaatcaaatttaacagCTGTACCATTATTAGTGTTTGTGTATATTAGTAACATTACgcaaatttaaatcaaatttaaagccCTGGTTATGGATTAGCAAGGTCATCCCAGGCTactctcaatttaaaaaaaacaaataagttaaatgattttattttctaaaaaataaagttaattgattgatggATCGGTTTTTAAcatgatttctaaatttttaactgGGCatgcaaacttttttttttatgttttttttaactcagaCTAGTCTGAATTTTACAATAgtgtttgaatattttatgtgcaaaaaaaaacattaatttaaaaaaataaaaaaataattgatatcgATACTTTTGGGTTTAATGTATGTTTTCTATACAAGGAGCGTCAATCTGGAAAAaggaaaattgacaaaaaaaatcaatgaacatTATTCGAAGGaggttaaaaagaaaagaaaagaaaaggagaacgGCTCAACGTGTCATATTATTTGCCTGGAGTTCAAACATTGTTTTATTAGTTGTGATGGGATTCAGATGGGCTGGTGTCTGGGCTGGGTAAGGATGAGATTATGGGCAGAGTTTTAGGCCCAAACTGGTATATAAAATAGTTCCTGTTCGACAGAGTCcttttaaattcttattttttagctGGGAGTAAGAGTTCGTTTCAAcgaatgatatatatatatttgtgtaaCTAGCTACCTTTCAACAACAAGCCCGTCTAGCTCAGTTGGTAGAGCGCAAGGCTCTTAACCTTGTGGTCGTGGGTTCGAGCCCCACGGTGGGCGATAATAACTTTTTGTACTAATTGTTTTCCCAGTTTACATCCGACAGTGGTTGTTAGCGCGGGCGGGGCAAGGCAAGCCAGTAATgaaaaaccattttatttttgctttcttAACTAGGGTGGAAGTATACTTATTTATGGACGAGATCTGAACATTttctaatgaaaataatttcattttaatctaaactatttttatttttcgtcGAATGAATTTGTTTTACATACAGCAGTACTACAAGTATAGGGTATGTATCAGTATCCTTTTGAATCTCAAACACTTAGATAAGATACTATATTTATGAACTGATTATCCTAAATGTAGCAGTGATATATAGTTGTAAGCTGATATTCAATGACTTTAATATCCTAGCATGGGtcctttaggtttttttttttttttttttgaacttacCTGCTCTGGTGTTCGTCTGGTCTAATTCCAAATCGGAACGGATGAGGgagtattgtttttatttgtttctccAGGCAACAGAAATTGTAAGGCGAGGGCACAAGCATGTCAAATGTTATGATTTCTTaaggcataaaaaatattcaactctCTCTCAACGCAACTTTTATAGCTTGTTTGAAAATGCGCTagccaaattatttttgtttggaatttttaattatttttatttaaaatttttaattttttaaattattttgatatattaacattaaaaataaattttacaaataaaaaaattaatatatatatatatattcaaacaaaatacatcattTAGTGGTGGGTTCTGCACTAAACGTCGATGT
It encodes the following:
- the LOC118049173 gene encoding uncharacterized methyltransferase At1g78140, chloroplastic isoform X2; the protein is MASSMLSNLSSAFLPSQLTKSSRALFTPHCTPSFKRTSFAAKIRASSTAFVETRPTDPVVVEKDVSSSKNILACPVCYEPVTLIGANVLSVDSARGSSLQCSTCKKTYSGKETHLELTVASGSKAYDDAMPMATEFFRTPFISFLYERGWRQNFVWGGFPGPEKEFEMMKDYLKPVLGGNILDASCGSGLFSRLFAKSGLFSLVTALDYSENMLKQCYEFVQQEENFPKENLILVRADIARLPFVSGSLDAVHAGAAIHCWPSPSAATRLEGKDMSLTAQRNQTVVKLKLPRFDACITVLLLFLSKLWLPIAQFVKYWLIGYKLLYHFLPL
- the LOC118049173 gene encoding uncharacterized methyltransferase At1g78140, chloroplastic isoform X1, translating into MASSMLSNLSSAFLPSQLTKSSRALFTPHCTPSFKRTSFAAKIRASSTAFVETRPTDPVVVEKDVSSSKNILACPVCYEPVTLIGANVLSVDSARGSSLQCSTCKKTYSGKETHLELTVASGSKAYDDAMPMATEFFRTPFISFLYERGWRQNFVWGGFPGPEKEFEMMKDYLKPVLGGNILDASCGSGLFSRLFAKSGLFSLVTALDYSENMLKQCYEFVQQEENFPKENLILVRADIARLPFVSGSLDAVHAGAAIHCWPSPSAAVAEVSRVLRPGGVFVATTYILDGPFSFIPFLKPISQNFTQVSGSNFFLSERELEAVCRACGLLNFTCTRNRQFIMFSATKPS